From the Mycobacteriales bacterium genome, one window contains:
- a CDS encoding AAA family ATPase: MTRGTSSPVFVGRTAELAALGAALREAGDAESQTVLIAGEAGVGKTRLVTEFAGVATRAGCRVLVGGALELGAEGLPYTPFTAALRSLVRDIGVDAVGALVPDVGDLAPCLPELGRSDRRPGDETARAPLFEGFLQLLEGLAAQRPLVLVIEDLHWADRSTRELLVFLVRSLRTSGVLLIATYRSDDLHRRHPLRPLLAELARVPGVERLDLDRLSRPDVAAQAAGILGREPEPALVDLLVGRAEGNPLFVEALLSCEDDGRYDISESLRDLLLRTVERLPDSAQRVLRVAAAGGNRVGHRLLDAVTTENDNDLAEALRAAVEANILVVDEETFAFRHALIRETVHDELLPGEATALHQRYAEAIEADPSLVPPDRRNVEIAYHWHAAHVIDRAVTAAWAAAEDAGSTFAYAEKLALLERVLALWDRAPGAASRLPVDHVGLLEAAGQTARTAGDPARADSYATAALGELDADREPLRAAALLELRGRSRQQIGHTERFDDLREAARLAEAQPDHEMAARVLAFLAGVEMLHSLDEQARATAERALALSRRIGADGSAAHALTTLAMCDTYRGDLDGALRRFDESSELADRCGDDESLFRAMVDRSDALMGAGRYDQAIAVARSGTGRAAAAGLARNHGAFLAINVAEAQYALGQWPDAVEVIDDALALDPPPTHRRFLVQLRAAIALRRGDIDDAARTTAQYVGADLAADPIAQHRLPQFRLEAEVALASGDPARAVDLMEEAAILDPRPTPARHAWPLLAIGARACVELRAQAAALHDPPAAARADSVLSQLTDRAQGMAAANMCQEADRLTFEAERHRGDAAAELAAWDSAAALRARLAEPFEQAYAEFRAGEAAMRSGDRGGAGDRLARARGLAARLPARSLEQEITLLAQRARITIPAGPPAASTTTPSSTNGDRTTTGLTDRELDVLRLVTDGRTNREIGATLFISPKTASVHVSNILAKLGVDSRTAAAATAHHLRLFDPIDTRSTRPAARSG; encoded by the coding sequence GTGACCAGAGGTACCAGCAGCCCGGTCTTCGTGGGCCGTACGGCGGAGCTCGCCGCGTTGGGTGCGGCACTGCGCGAGGCCGGTGACGCCGAGTCGCAGACCGTGCTCATCGCCGGCGAGGCAGGTGTCGGCAAGACCCGACTGGTCACCGAGTTCGCCGGCGTGGCGACCCGGGCCGGGTGCCGGGTCCTGGTCGGCGGCGCGCTCGAGCTAGGTGCCGAGGGCCTCCCCTACACGCCGTTCACCGCCGCGCTCCGCAGCCTGGTCCGCGACATCGGTGTCGACGCGGTCGGCGCTCTGGTTCCCGACGTCGGCGACCTCGCGCCGTGTCTGCCGGAGCTGGGGCGGTCGGATCGACGGCCCGGCGACGAGACAGCACGCGCACCGCTCTTCGAGGGGTTTCTCCAACTCCTCGAGGGCCTGGCCGCGCAGCGTCCGTTGGTCCTCGTCATCGAGGACCTGCACTGGGCCGACCGCTCGACCCGTGAGCTCCTGGTTTTCCTCGTGCGCAGCCTGCGCACGTCCGGCGTACTCCTCATCGCCACCTACCGGTCGGACGACCTGCACCGCCGCCATCCGCTCCGGCCGCTGCTGGCCGAGCTCGCCCGGGTGCCCGGGGTCGAGCGACTCGATCTCGACCGGTTGAGTCGGCCCGACGTCGCGGCGCAGGCGGCCGGGATCCTCGGTCGCGAGCCGGAGCCAGCCCTCGTCGATCTCCTCGTCGGCCGGGCCGAGGGCAACCCGCTCTTCGTCGAAGCGCTGCTGTCCTGCGAGGACGACGGCCGTTACGACATCAGCGAATCGCTCCGCGACCTGCTGTTGCGCACGGTGGAGCGGCTCCCTGACTCCGCCCAGCGGGTGCTGCGGGTCGCCGCGGCCGGCGGCAACCGGGTCGGCCATCGCCTCCTCGATGCGGTCACCACCGAAAACGACAACGATCTCGCCGAAGCGCTGCGCGCCGCCGTCGAGGCCAACATCCTCGTCGTCGACGAGGAGACCTTCGCGTTCCGGCATGCGCTCATCCGCGAAACCGTCCACGACGAGCTGCTGCCCGGCGAGGCCACCGCGCTGCACCAGCGTTACGCCGAGGCGATCGAAGCCGACCCGTCTCTCGTGCCCCCCGACCGCCGCAACGTGGAGATCGCCTATCACTGGCACGCCGCCCACGTGATCGATCGCGCGGTCACCGCCGCGTGGGCCGCCGCCGAGGACGCCGGATCGACCTTCGCCTACGCCGAGAAGCTGGCTCTGCTCGAACGCGTGCTGGCGCTGTGGGACCGGGCGCCGGGCGCTGCGAGTCGGCTCCCCGTCGATCACGTCGGCCTCCTCGAGGCGGCCGGGCAGACCGCCCGGACCGCCGGCGACCCGGCCCGGGCCGACTCCTACGCCACCGCCGCCCTGGGTGAGCTCGACGCCGACCGGGAGCCGCTGCGCGCGGCGGCGCTGTTGGAGCTGCGGGGCCGCTCCCGGCAGCAGATCGGGCACACCGAGCGGTTCGATGATCTGCGGGAGGCCGCCCGCCTCGCCGAGGCGCAGCCCGACCACGAGATGGCCGCCCGGGTGCTGGCCTTCCTCGCCGGTGTCGAGATGCTGCACTCGCTCGACGAGCAGGCGCGAGCGACCGCCGAGCGAGCCCTGGCGCTGTCCCGCCGGATCGGCGCCGACGGTTCGGCCGCGCACGCGTTGACGACACTCGCCATGTGCGATACCTACCGCGGGGATCTCGACGGTGCACTGCGCCGGTTCGACGAAAGCAGCGAGCTCGCCGATCGCTGCGGTGACGACGAGAGCCTGTTCCGCGCGATGGTGGATCGCTCCGACGCCCTCATGGGCGCCGGACGCTACGACCAGGCGATCGCGGTGGCCCGCAGCGGCACGGGCCGGGCCGCCGCCGCCGGGCTCGCACGCAACCACGGCGCCTTCCTCGCCATCAACGTGGCAGAAGCGCAGTACGCCCTGGGCCAGTGGCCGGACGCGGTCGAAGTCATCGACGACGCGCTCGCCCTGGACCCGCCGCCGACCCATCGCCGCTTCCTGGTGCAGCTGCGGGCCGCGATCGCGCTTCGCCGTGGCGACATCGACGACGCCGCGCGGACGACCGCGCAGTACGTCGGGGCCGACCTGGCCGCCGACCCGATCGCCCAACACCGCCTCCCCCAGTTCCGGCTCGAGGCCGAGGTGGCCCTGGCCAGCGGCGACCCCGCCCGGGCGGTCGACCTGATGGAGGAAGCGGCGATCCTCGACCCGAGGCCCACTCCGGCCCGCCACGCCTGGCCGCTCCTGGCCATCGGCGCCCGCGCCTGCGTCGAGCTGCGGGCGCAGGCGGCGGCGCTGCACGACCCGCCCGCGGCCGCCCGCGCCGACTCCGTCCTTTCACAGCTCACCGACCGAGCCCAGGGAATGGCCGCCGCCAACATGTGCCAGGAGGCCGACCGGCTCACGTTCGAAGCCGAGCGGCACCGCGGTGACGCCGCGGCCGAGCTCGCGGCGTGGGATTCCGCGGCTGCGCTCAGGGCGCGCCTCGCCGAGCCGTTCGAGCAGGCCTACGCGGAGTTCCGCGCCGGGGAAGCCGCCATGCGGTCGGGCGACCGCGGCGGTGCGGGCGACCGGCTCGCGCGGGCGCGCGGGCTCGCGGCCCGGCTGCCGGCCCGGTCGCTGGAGCAGGAGATCACTCTTCTCGCCCAGCGGGCCCGGATCACCATCCCGGCCGGCCCACCGGCTGCGAGCACCACGACACCAAGCTCCACCAACGGCGACCGGACCACCACCGGTCTCACCGATCGCGAGCTCGACGTACTGCGCCTGGTCACCGACGGGAGGACCAACCGCGAGATCGGCGCGACGCTGTTCATCTCACCCAAGACGGCGAGCGTCCACGTGTCCAACATCCTGGCCAAGCTCGGAGTCGACAGCCGCACCGCGGCCGCGGCGACCGCGCATCACCTGCGCCTCTTCGACCCCATCGACACGCGGTCGACGAGGCCGGCGGCCCGCTCGGGCTGA